The Gimesia sp. DNA window TTGCGGGGTGCCATGAATCAGGAACTCAGGGGGAGTCGCGGCTTCATAGCCTAGTTCAATTTTGACGGAGTGCCCCTGATTAGCCCGGATGCGGGTGCCGTCATCACTGAAGGAGAACCGCTGTTTGTCATTCGAATGTACGACGTGCTCCAGTGTTTCCCGCGACATCCTTTTACCATGTTCGTCGATCGCAGAGAGTAACGTCTCTACGTCGACCCAACCCGATTCATCCAGTTGGATCCCGACGGTCTCCGGCTGATGCCTGAGAATCAGGCTCAGAAATTTACTTTTCCTTTTGATATCCTTTTCGTTCATTTCATTTTCCTTTACTTACTTTTTCTTTTCATAGTTGATTGATATTAGTTTGTTCTATTTCAGATCAGGGCGACACCTGCCGCCTGCATTTCCTGCAGGGCCCGCTGAATATCACCCTCGTTCAGATCGACGCCCCGACAGCCAGCCTGCACCAGATTGGTTTTCAATCCGTGTCTGACCGCATCAAGGGCCGTGAATTTCACGCAGTAATCGGTGGCAAGTCCCATGATGGTGACTTCACTCACATTGCGTTCGTTTAAATAGTCGCCCAGACCGGTCGCCTGTCGATGTCCGTTATCGAAGAACCCGCTGTAACTGTCGATGCTGGTATCAGTGCCTTTCGGGATTACCGCATCAATCTGCTCCTGATCCAGATCGGCGTGCAGTTTGGCTCCCGAGGAACCCTGAATACAGTGTTCGGGCCAGAGAATCTGCTCCAGCCCATGGAGATCGATCTGCTCACCAATTTCCCGATTCGGATGCTGGCTGGCGAAACTCAGATGACCTGGCGGATGCCAGTCCTGGGTCGCGACGACCAGTTCGAATTTTGGTATCCACCGGTTGGCCACTTCCACGACGTCATCGCCGCCGGGGACCGCCAGGGCACCGCCCGGCATAAAATCGTATTGCAGATCGACTAAGATTAAGGCATGCATCATGCGACTCCTCGGTTCAATAGGGCGGAAGCAGGCGTCGGCCCCCCAGGCTGATCACCACGGCAGCAAACAGCAGATTCCGCGGAATCGTAGCCAGCCAGTGCATGGGAGGGGGTGCCTGCGGATCCGCAGTTTCATCCATTTGCGACAGACACTCCGCCAGCGATTCCATCCACGCGATGGTTCGCGGCCATTCTGCCAGTTGTTGTTTCCATTCGCCGGGAATCACATCGACTCCCAGGTTCGCTCCACTGATGGCTCCGA harbors:
- a CDS encoding RNA 2'-phosphotransferase; the encoded protein is MNEKDIKRKSKFLSLILRHQPETVGIQLDESGWVDVETLLSAIDEHGKRMSRETLEHVVHSNDKQRFSFSDDGTRIRANQGHSVKIELGYEAATPPEFLIHGTPQQFVAVIAREGLKKMKRHHVHLHGDENTALAVGQRRGKPVLLKIRSGEMSQVGFEFFVTPNQVWLTDRVPPEYIDFP
- the pncA gene encoding bifunctional nicotinamidase/pyrazinamidase, which produces MHALILVDLQYDFMPGGALAVPGGDDVVEVANRWIPKFELVVATQDWHPPGHLSFASQHPNREIGEQIDLHGLEQILWPEHCIQGSSGAKLHADLDQEQIDAVIPKGTDTSIDSYSGFFDNGHRQATGLGDYLNERNVSEVTIMGLATDYCVKFTALDAVRHGLKTNLVQAGCRGVDLNEGDIQRALQEMQAAGVALI